DNA from Sorangium aterium:
AACTGTCGGGGCAGGATCTAGCACCGCTCAAAATCGGGCGTCAAGGCAAGCCTGGAACAGCCCGGACCCTCTGGGCGTTGTGCTCGATCCGGCCCACGTCCTTCACCGACATTGCGCTGGCAGCTGGGACATCGCCTCGCCTGCCCCGATCCGCGCGGCGGCCAAGGCGTGGGACTTCGCCGCGCACCCCTTGGACGCGACCGCACGCTTGGCGCTACCGCTGATAGCGGCTCTCGCCTCGGCCTTCTTGGGGCCATCGCAGGCCGCGAAGCGCTTCACCGCGAGATCCGTGTTGCCGCCGTTCGCCAGGTTGATCGCGGCCCTGCACTCCTGCTCCGCCTTCTCGTTGCCAGGCGGCGGGGCCTTGGGTCCGGTGGTCGCGGCCGGGGTCGTCGGGGTCGACGTGTGCTTCGGGGTGTCCGGAGCCGTCTTGTCCGGGCCGTTGGGCTCGGGCGGCGTAGGCTCCGGGGTGGTGGTGGGCGTGCTCGTGGGCGTGCCCACGGGATCCGATGCCACGGTGACCGACGGCGCGCCCGTGGGCAGCGGGATCGCGGTCGACGTGCTCTCCTCGGTCGTGCTCCCGCCGCTCCCCCTCGTCATCATGACGACGCCCACGACGCCGAGCACCGCGACGGCCGCGACCGCGGCGAGGATCGGAGCTGCCTTGCTCTTCTGCGGAGCCGGCGGCGGCGCGGGGAACACCTGGCCGCTGCCCGTGGGCACGGCCGGGTGCGCCGGAACGACAGCCTGATCCATGACCGTCGCGGCCTGATGGGCCTGATGGGCCTGATGGTTGACGACGGTCCTCACCGGTCCCGATCCCGTGGGCGGCCCCGCGACGAACAGCGGCTCCCCGAGCTGCGTCTGACCCGAGCGCGACGGCATGAGCGCCGTCCCGCTGGTCGGCGCGTCGCTCCCGACGAGCGTGCGGGGCGCCGCCGCGAGCACCGAGAGGCGGGCGCCCGCGCCGATCGTGAGATCCTCGTAGAACTCCCGCGCCGACTGCTGCCGGTCCTCGCGCCTCTTGCTGAGGGCCCTCATGACGGCCGCCTTCATCTTCGGCGGGGCCGCGGCGCCCATCGGCACCGCCTCGAACGGGAACGGCTGCGCCGTCATGTGCTGCGTCGCCCACGCCCATGGCGTGTCGGCGTCGAACGGCAGGCGCCCGGTGAGCATCTCGTAGGTCAGCACGCCGAGCGAGTAGATGTCGCTCCGCGCGTCGAGCTCGGTCCCCGTGAACTGCTCGGGGCTCATGTACGGCGGGGTCCCGAGCACCGTCCCCTGCTGGGTCAGCTTCTGCTCGGCCTTTGCGCTGCGCTCGTCGCGCTTCGCGATGCCGAAGTCGAGGACCTTGACGTAGTCCTCCTCGCCGGCGCGCTTGGTCAAGAAGATGTTGGCGGGCTTCAGGTCGCGGTGGACGATCCCCTTCTCGTGGGCCTCCTGGAGCGACCCGCACGTCTGCGCGATGATGCGATCGACGCGCTCTGGAGAGAGCGCGCCGCCCCGCTCGAGCGCCGTCTCCAGCGACTGCCCGTTGAGGAGCTCCATCGCGATGTAGAGCTCCCCGGTGTTCGTCTGCCCGAAGTCGTAGACCTTGATGGTGTTCGGGTGCTCGAGCTCGCTGACCGTGCCGCACTCCCGCATGAAGCGCGCGACCACCTGCGGATCCTTCGCGTGCTGCGAGAGGAGCGTCTTGATGGCGACCTTCCGCACCGACGTCCCCATCGGCTGCTCGCCGTTGTAGACGCGGCCCATCCCGCCCTCGCCGAGCACGCCGATGATGCGGAACCGGCCGCCGACGATCGCGCCGATGAGCGGGTCTGCCTCCACCGGCGCGACAGGGAGGAGCGCGCCGCACGTGGCGCAGAAGCGCGCCCCATCGATGTTTGGCTGATGGCAAGCGGGACATTCCATGCGATCGAACCTCTACCCCCGAAGCATGACGGAACGCGATCGTCGCCTCGAGCCGCTCCGCGGCGCGCCCGAGCGAACGTGCGCCGGGCAGGATCGCAGCAGCCGCGAGCGGAGCGCAAGGGACCTCTCGCTGGCCCGAGGCGCCGCCAGCGCGCGTCCTCGTCCTCCTCGTCGTCCTGGTCTTCGCCCTCGTTGGCGTTCGTCTGCGTTCGCTTGCGTTCGCTTGCGTTCGCGCTCACGCAGCCGCTCGCCCGCGCCACGCCGTCGCTGCGCGTGGCGTTCGGCGCGGGGAACGCGGCCCGGGCGACCCCGCGCGGGCCGCGCCGCTGCCCTCCGCGCGCCGCGGGAGCGTGCTCCTCGACGTCCGCACTTGAAAACCGGGAGCGCTCGAGCGAGATCGGCGCCGCTGGAGGACGCCGGTGCTCTGGACCGCCCACCTCGACGGCGCGGCCAGCCCCGCGCTCTCGAAGCCGATTCCAGCGAAACGGACGAAAACGATGCACACCGCTTGACACGTCTCTTGCAGGGGGCTAAGAGCCTCCTCCCTTCGCGGGATTCGTCTACCTTCGGAGCGACGTGAGCGGCACCAACTGCTTCACCTCGCTGCGGTCCAGCCCGGTCGGGGCACTCCGAACCGTGCAGGCGGCGATCCAGCAGGGCCGGGAGTTGATTGCTCG
Protein-coding regions in this window:
- a CDS encoding serine/threonine-protein kinase, giving the protein MECPACHQPNIDGARFCATCGALLPVAPVEADPLIGAIVGGRFRIIGVLGEGGMGRVYNGEQPMGTSVRKVAIKTLLSQHAKDPQVVARFMRECGTVSELEHPNTIKVYDFGQTNTGELYIAMELLNGQSLETALERGGALSPERVDRIIAQTCGSLQEAHEKGIVHRDLKPANIFLTKRAGEEDYVKVLDFGIAKRDERSAKAEQKLTQQGTVLGTPPYMSPEQFTGTELDARSDIYSLGVLTYEMLTGRLPFDADTPWAWATQHMTAQPFPFEAVPMGAAAPPKMKAAVMRALSKRREDRQQSAREFYEDLTIGAGARLSVLAAAPRTLVGSDAPTSGTALMPSRSGQTQLGEPLFVAGPPTGSGPVRTVVNHQAHQAHQAATVMDQAVVPAHPAVPTGSGQVFPAPPPAPQKSKAAPILAAVAAVAVLGVVGVVMMTRGSGGSTTEESTSTAIPLPTGAPSVTVASDPVGTPTSTPTTTPEPTPPEPNGPDKTAPDTPKHTSTPTTPAATTGPKAPPPGNEKAEQECRAAINLANGGNTDLAVKRFAACDGPKKAEARAAISGSAKRAVASKGCAAKSHALAAARIGAGEAMSQLPAQCR